The Chthoniobacterales bacterium genome has a window encoding:
- a CDS encoding PEP-CTERM sorting domain-containing protein (PEP-CTERM proteins occur, often in large numbers, in the proteomes of bacteria that also encode an exosortase, a predicted intramembrane cysteine proteinase. The presence of a PEP-CTERM domain at a protein's C-terminus predicts cleavage within the sorting domain, followed by covalent anchoring to some some component of the (usually Gram-negative) cell surface. Many PEP-CTERM proteins exhibit an unusual sequence composition that includes large numbers of potential glycosylation sites. Expression of one such protein has been shown restore the ability of a bacterium to form floc, a type of biofilm.), producing MFKLRDRALQQNVMKPLVVFTALALLFISGARAELVYGNLGADGTTALGSVNNDIGPGSGWLAQGFNTGTSSLLSLQSVTLGLFGANVGTIPLTVSIFSGILSGTNNIVPDVSLYTSAAVNVGDKNKYSFTFSNAQLQANTTYFVVPNGGSWYYNSGTPAAPLSQNGSGYVNAGTWEITSTNAITPAGTWEVAESSRYSLSVYATSNAVPEPGTWAAAALLAGGAAFVRWRKGAKVS from the coding sequence ATGTTCAAGCTTCGTGACCGCGCCCTCCAACAGAATGTGATGAAGCCGCTGGTCGTGTTCACGGCGTTGGCGCTCCTCTTTATCTCCGGCGCGCGCGCGGAGTTGGTTTATGGCAACCTCGGAGCCGATGGCACAACCGCTTTAGGATCAGTCAACAATGATATTGGTCCAGGCAGTGGATGGCTGGCTCAGGGCTTCAATACCGGGACCTCATCACTGCTCTCCTTGCAGTCCGTCACTCTCGGCTTGTTCGGTGCGAATGTCGGCACAATCCCTCTGACTGTCTCGATCTTCAGTGGGATTCTCTCGGGAACAAACAACATCGTGCCTGACGTTTCACTCTACACCTCTGCTGCTGTCAATGTCGGCGACAAGAACAAATACTCCTTCACGTTTAGCAATGCGCAGCTGCAGGCCAACACTACCTACTTCGTCGTGCCCAATGGGGGCAGTTGGTATTACAACAGCGGCACGCCGGCCGCACCGCTCAGCCAAAATGGTTCTGGTTATGTCAATGCGGGCACATGGGAAATTACTTCCACAAACGCCATTACTCCCGCGGGAACCTGGGAGGTAGCGGAGTCGTCGCGTTACAGCCTCTCTGTCTATGCCACTTCCAACGCCGTCCCCGAGCCCGGCACCTGGGCCGCTGCGGCTTTGCTCGCCGGCGGTGCGGCGTTCGTGCGCTGGCGCAAAGGCGCAAAGGTTTCTTGA
- a CDS encoding mechanosensitive ion channel, with product MNDFASLGIANLRAAIFLAVGFPLALLVLNEASARCRRAGLPIARTFATLRNLVVPSLALLVFARHVAQWPAQGTAVRVIESVFWIALLYAVLGLVNDVVFGAATKGSWSERVPKLFRDLVRALLVAVGAMVIYSQVWGHEISAALTALGLGSIVIGLALQEPLGNIVSGLMLLFERPLAVGDWVLVDGVRGKVIEINWRSVHIETPTRELQVVPNVVLYKGTFANLSRPTPLRTEIIEIGFSYDDPPNRVKEVMQQLLESTPGVLADPAPLVRTVNYADFSVIYRLIFSVESQAELAAVRDNIMTRLWYVARRDGLTIPFPIQMEYSPGENPGPAAPTPAELLRAHPRFAPALQGAAGAPAVLEFAAGEMVHDPARRLEGFALVIKGRASLLSTDAEGRQVEIGSVGPGEAFGDQVTAGGSADNIAVAAAEDLKIILFDNEAIGGLLNRSPSLASEIGDAIESRRQAAQVARRRK from the coding sequence ATGAACGACTTCGCGTCCCTCGGAATCGCCAATCTGCGCGCCGCGATTTTTCTGGCCGTCGGTTTTCCTCTGGCGCTGCTGGTGCTCAACGAGGCGTCGGCGCGATGCCGTCGCGCCGGCCTGCCCATCGCGCGCACTTTTGCGACGCTGAGGAATCTCGTCGTTCCCTCGCTGGCGCTGCTGGTTTTCGCACGCCATGTGGCGCAGTGGCCGGCGCAAGGCACCGCGGTGCGCGTGATAGAATCGGTTTTCTGGATCGCGTTGCTCTATGCCGTTCTCGGACTGGTCAATGACGTGGTCTTCGGGGCCGCGACCAAAGGCTCGTGGAGCGAACGCGTCCCGAAGTTGTTTCGCGACCTCGTGCGCGCGCTTCTCGTGGCCGTCGGCGCGATGGTCATCTACTCGCAGGTCTGGGGACACGAGATTTCCGCGGCACTGACAGCGCTCGGCCTCGGTTCGATCGTCATCGGTCTCGCGCTGCAGGAACCGCTGGGCAACATCGTGTCGGGGCTCATGCTGCTGTTCGAGCGGCCGCTCGCCGTTGGCGATTGGGTGCTCGTGGATGGCGTGCGCGGCAAAGTGATCGAAATCAACTGGCGTTCGGTGCACATCGAAACTCCGACGCGCGAACTGCAGGTGGTGCCCAATGTCGTCCTTTACAAGGGAACCTTCGCCAACCTTTCACGTCCCACGCCGCTCCGCACGGAGATCATCGAGATCGGTTTCAGCTATGACGATCCGCCGAACCGCGTGAAGGAAGTGATGCAGCAGTTGTTGGAATCGACGCCGGGCGTGCTTGCCGATCCGGCGCCGCTGGTGCGCACGGTGAACTACGCGGATTTCTCGGTCATCTACCGGCTCATTTTTTCCGTCGAGTCGCAGGCCGAGCTGGCCGCGGTGCGGGACAATATCATGACGCGGCTGTGGTATGTGGCGCGGCGAGACGGTCTGACCATTCCGTTCCCGATCCAGATGGAATACAGCCCCGGCGAAAACCCCGGACCGGCCGCTCCGACACCCGCCGAATTGCTGCGCGCGCATCCGCGCTTTGCGCCGGCCTTGCAGGGTGCGGCCGGCGCGCCTGCGGTGCTCGAGTTCGCTGCGGGCGAAATGGTCCACGACCCCGCACGCCGGCTCGAGGGTTTCGCCCTCGTGATCAAGGGCCGTGCATCGCTGCTTTCGACCGATGCCGAGGGCAGGCAGGTCGAGATCGGATCGGTCGGCCCCGGGGAAGCATTCGGGGATCAGGTGACAGCGGGCGGATCGGCGGACAACATCGCCGTGGCCGCCGCCGAGGACCTGAAGATCATTCTGTTCGACAACGAGGCAATCGGCGGTTTACTCAACCGCTCACCTTCGCTTGCCTCCGAAATCGGAGACGCGATCGAATCGCGCCGCCAAGCCGCACAGGTGGCGAGACGAAGGAAATAA
- a CDS encoding type II toxin-antitoxin system HicA family toxin, which yields MKIPRDVSGADLAKALRVLGYEEVRQDGSHMRLTTNVGGQFHVTIPNHQPIKVGTLRGIIKLIAEHHKTTPDELFEQLDL from the coding sequence GTGAAAATACCCCGCGATGTGTCCGGGGCCGATCTGGCCAAGGCATTGCGCGTGCTCGGTTACGAAGAGGTCCGGCAAGACGGTTCACATATGAGGCTGACGACAAATGTCGGTGGTCAATTCCACGTCACCATCCCGAACCATCAACCGATCAAAGTCGGGACACTGCGAGGGATCATCAAACTCATCGCGGAGCACCACAAGACGACGCCGGACGAACTCTTCGAGCAATTGGATCTTTGA
- a CDS encoding 2-oxoisovalerate dehydrogenase encodes MSEIIFEVQEDEADGGFVATALGHAIVTQGETLEDLRVMVKDAVNCHFGDGAAGPMPKMIRLHFVRDEVLAA; translated from the coding sequence ATGAGCGAGATCATTTTCGAAGTGCAGGAAGATGAGGCCGACGGCGGTTTTGTGGCGACCGCTCTGGGACACGCCATCGTCACCCAAGGAGAAACTTTGGAAGACCTGCGGGTCATGGTCAAAGATGCCGTGAACTGCCACTTCGGTGACGGAGCCGCGGGACCGATGCCCAAAATGATCCGGTTGCATTTCGTGCGGGACGAGGTTTTGGCAGCGTGA
- a CDS encoding PEP-CTERM sorting domain-containing protein (PEP-CTERM proteins occur, often in large numbers, in the proteomes of bacteria that also encode an exosortase, a predicted intramembrane cysteine proteinase. The presence of a PEP-CTERM domain at a protein's C-terminus predicts cleavage within the sorting domain, followed by covalent anchoring to some some component of the (usually Gram-negative) cell surface. Many PEP-CTERM proteins exhibit an unusual sequence composition that includes large numbers of potential glycosylation sites. Expression of one such protein has been shown restore the ability of a bacterium to form floc, a type of biofilm.), whose protein sequence is MKTPRNLFPAVLASIILLPLAAQANLIVNGNFSSGNTGFSSDYSYVANNTAAGEYYVQSSAANTWNAGFLPVVGQGGSGNYLIANGATNTTQSAWFQTINNPSVTLTTDTNAPIYYRFQAYVNNLVNTNFAPPDLSFEISVNGGAYNAFTATPTITPGTWTLVYADTYITTQPTSLGFRLRNQATNYNGNDFAVDSIYFGLTTNSGTYPTYGLRSAGDITNPTFVAPTNAVPEPGTWAAAALLAGGAAFVRWRKRAKVS, encoded by the coding sequence ATGAAAACACCGCGCAATCTCTTCCCCGCCGTCTTGGCCTCCATCATTCTTCTGCCGCTCGCCGCGCAGGCCAACCTCATCGTCAACGGCAATTTCTCCTCGGGCAACACTGGGTTCTCCTCCGACTACAGCTACGTGGCAAATAATACTGCTGCGGGTGAGTATTATGTGCAGTCGAGTGCTGCCAATACTTGGAACGCAGGCTTTCTCCCTGTCGTCGGCCAAGGCGGTTCTGGCAACTATCTCATCGCCAACGGAGCCACCAATACCACGCAGTCCGCGTGGTTTCAGACCATCAACAATCCGAGCGTCACGCTAACCACCGACACCAACGCGCCAATTTACTATCGCTTCCAAGCCTATGTGAACAATCTCGTAAATACCAATTTCGCCCCGCCCGACCTTTCTTTCGAGATCTCCGTTAATGGGGGCGCCTACAATGCGTTCACGGCAACGCCGACGATTACTCCGGGAACATGGACTCTCGTCTACGCCGACACCTACATCACGACCCAGCCGACCAGCCTCGGTTTCCGCCTGCGCAACCAAGCCACCAATTACAATGGCAACGACTTCGCCGTCGACTCCATCTATTTCGGCCTGACGACGAACTCCGGCACCTATCCGACCTACGGTCTCCGCTCGGCCGGTGACATCACGAATCCCACGTTCGTCGCGCCGACCAATGCCGTCCCCGAGCCCGGCACGTGGGCCGCGGCGGCCTTGCTCGCCGGTGGCGCAGCGTTCGTGCGCTGGCGCAAACGCGCGAAGGTTTCTTAA
- a CDS encoding class I SAM-dependent DNA methyltransferase produces the protein MTLSMNDIRARCAKFSETWKDASDEHADAKSFWDGLFEAYGANRRQLARFEHPVKMPGGTTKFIDLLWKKTALVEQKSRGKNLDDARTQGQDYIPYLTPDERPRYLIACDFARFDVEDLHTGERYQFTLEKLADNASALGFLGGYQPRRPSLEAPVNIKAVELLGDLHDALKEGNYPAHDLERLLVRILFCHFAEDTGLFDPDAFSDYIINRTREDGSDLGSQLQQFFNVLDTPLDQRQTRLDEALVGLPYVNGNVFSGRLTVAAMDRSMRDALLRCVDFDWSQVHPGIFGSLFQGVMDSKERRAVGAHYTSEENILRLLNPLIMDELRAEFAAIKNDRSSRRLVRLEEFHRKLASLQFFDPACGCGNFLVIAYREMRRLEIEVLKELYGDAQQITDIALLSRVSVTSFHGIEIGEFACAIARVAMWFMEHIMNTELSYAFGRYFVSLPLVHSAQILHANSLRTDWKQFLTPTDNVVVLGNPPFIGKQYQDAEQKADIDTVMAGLKGGGALDYVTCWYIKAAEYIAGSKARCAFVSTNSITQGEQVCVLWPHLFQRHGISIHFAHRTFAWQSEARGKAHVHVVIIGFGAVDVQTKTLFDYESDSDTAKQTHPRNISPYLVEGGNRTVTKTREPVNGGPAIAFGSMPNDGGHLLLTPEEKADLLKAQPQAEKWIRRLVGSEELINGIDRYCLWLVGISPDELRAMPEIVARVESVKAKRLTSSRPTTRELANTPTLFGEIRQPESDYLAIPEVSSERRRFIPVAWLPSDVIATNKIYTMANATAFNFGIISSTMHMAWTRTVTGRLESRYQYSAGIVYNNFPWPSPDEAQRKAVEAAAQAVLDARAAHPTATLADLYDPVTMPPDLAKAHAALDKAVDRCYRPEPFMSERERVEYLFALYEKLTTPLAPATPAKKRRTKKAAAPA, from the coding sequence ATGACCCTCTCGATGAACGACATCCGCGCCCGGTGCGCCAAGTTCTCCGAGACGTGGAAGGACGCCAGCGACGAACACGCCGACGCCAAGTCCTTCTGGGACGGCCTCTTTGAGGCCTACGGCGCCAACCGCCGCCAGCTCGCCCGCTTCGAGCACCCCGTCAAGATGCCCGGCGGCACCACCAAGTTCATCGACCTCCTCTGGAAGAAAACCGCCCTCGTCGAACAAAAGAGCCGGGGCAAAAACCTCGACGACGCCCGCACCCAAGGCCAGGACTACATTCCGTATCTCACGCCCGACGAGCGGCCCCGCTACCTCATCGCTTGCGACTTCGCCCGCTTCGATGTCGAGGATCTCCACACCGGCGAGCGCTACCAATTCACTCTCGAAAAACTCGCCGACAACGCTTCCGCGCTCGGCTTTCTCGGCGGATACCAACCCCGCCGCCCGAGCCTCGAAGCGCCCGTCAACATCAAGGCCGTCGAGCTGCTCGGCGACCTCCACGACGCGCTCAAGGAAGGCAACTATCCGGCGCACGACCTCGAACGCCTCCTCGTCCGCATCCTCTTTTGCCACTTCGCCGAAGACACCGGCCTCTTCGATCCCGACGCCTTCAGCGACTACATCATCAACCGCACCCGCGAGGATGGCAGCGACCTCGGCTCGCAGCTCCAGCAATTCTTCAACGTCCTCGACACCCCGCTTGACCAACGCCAAACACGACTCGACGAAGCTCTCGTCGGCCTGCCCTACGTCAACGGAAACGTCTTCAGCGGACGACTCACGGTCGCCGCCATGGATCGCTCGATGCGCGACGCCCTGCTCCGCTGTGTCGATTTCGACTGGTCGCAAGTTCACCCCGGCATCTTCGGATCACTCTTCCAAGGCGTCATGGACTCCAAGGAACGCCGCGCCGTGGGTGCCCACTACACGAGCGAAGAAAACATCCTGCGCCTTCTCAATCCACTCATCATGGACGAACTCCGCGCCGAGTTCGCCGCGATCAAGAACGACCGCTCCAGCCGCCGCCTCGTCCGCCTCGAAGAGTTCCACCGCAAACTTGCTTCGCTGCAATTCTTCGACCCCGCCTGCGGATGCGGCAACTTCCTCGTCATTGCCTACCGCGAGATGCGCCGCCTCGAAATCGAAGTCCTCAAGGAACTCTACGGCGACGCCCAGCAAATCACCGACATCGCTCTGCTCTCCCGCGTCTCGGTCACGAGCTTCCACGGCATCGAAATCGGCGAGTTTGCCTGCGCCATAGCGCGTGTCGCCATGTGGTTCATGGAACACATCATGAACACCGAGCTTTCCTACGCCTTCGGTCGCTACTTCGTGAGCCTGCCGCTCGTCCACTCCGCGCAAATCTTGCACGCCAACTCCCTACGGACCGATTGGAAGCAATTTCTCACGCCGACGGACAATGTAGTCGTCCTCGGGAATCCGCCGTTCATCGGCAAGCAATATCAAGACGCGGAACAGAAGGCTGACATCGACACCGTGATGGCGGGCCTAAAGGGAGGCGGCGCGTTAGACTACGTCACCTGCTGGTATATAAAAGCGGCGGAATACATCGCCGGCAGCAAAGCGAGATGCGCGTTTGTCTCAACCAACTCAATCACCCAAGGTGAGCAAGTATGCGTATTGTGGCCGCACCTATTTCAGCGGCACGGGATCTCTATTCACTTTGCCCACCGCACATTCGCGTGGCAAAGCGAGGCCCGTGGGAAAGCACACGTGCACGTCGTCATTATTGGGTTTGGTGCAGTGGACGTTCAGACAAAAACGCTGTTTGATTACGAATCCGATTCGGACACCGCAAAGCAGACGCATCCACGGAACATCAGTCCTTACCTGGTAGAGGGCGGCAACCGCACCGTCACCAAGACGAGGGAGCCGGTGAACGGCGGGCCAGCCATTGCGTTCGGAAGCATGCCGAACGACGGCGGCCATCTACTTCTAACACCGGAGGAGAAGGCCGATCTACTTAAAGCACAGCCACAGGCGGAGAAGTGGATAAGGCGGCTGGTCGGGAGCGAGGAACTCATCAATGGCATCGACCGATATTGTCTCTGGTTGGTGGGCATCTCACCGGATGAGCTAAGAGCCATGCCGGAGATCGTGGCGCGAGTGGAGAGCGTCAAAGCAAAGCGGCTTACAAGCTCCCGACCTACGACGCGAGAACTGGCGAATACGCCAACACTCTTCGGCGAGATACGGCAGCCGGAAAGCGACTACCTTGCGATTCCTGAAGTGTCCTCTGAGCGGCGGAGATTTATTCCTGTGGCGTGGCTGCCGAGCGATGTCATTGCCACGAACAAAATTTACACGATGGCCAATGCCACCGCTTTCAACTTCGGCATCATATCGTCCACCATGCACATGGCGTGGACGCGGACAGTAACAGGGCGCCTTGAGAGCCGTTACCAATACTCCGCTGGTATTGTCTACAATAACTTCCCCTGGCCATCGCCGGACGAAGCGCAACGCAAAGCGGTAGAGGCCGCCGCGCAAGCCGTGCTCGATGCGCGGGCCGCGCACCCCACGGCGACCCTCGCCGATCTTTACGATCCGGTGACCATGCCGCCGGACTTGGCGAAAGCCCACGCCGCCCTCGATAAAGCCGTCGATCGCTGCTACCGCCCGGAGCCGTTCATGTCCGAACGCGAACGCGTCGAATACCTCTTCGCCCTCTACGAAAAACTCACCACGCCGCTCGCTCCAGCAACCCCCGCCAAAAAACGCCGCACGAAAAAAGCGGCTGCCCCTGCATAA
- a CDS encoding response regulator transcription factor, which translates to MSLKCVIVEDQTMFLQMLHNVLAGTPGLEVVATAQTEAAGIAACEKHLPDILVLDLALPDGHGVGVARRLAQLKPASKTLILSGEASTFVCPSDLQDHVHAVLDKTQAFDDLAVEIKTLLPTARGGSTALPEARVRQKLSEREYEIFELIGRGLMSKEIGEKLAISTQTVQTHRKNIAEKLGTSGGELVHQAVRHYHATLGTKM; encoded by the coding sequence ATGAGCCTCAAGTGTGTGATCGTCGAGGATCAGACGATGTTCCTGCAGATGTTGCACAACGTGCTGGCGGGAACACCCGGCTTGGAGGTGGTCGCCACGGCGCAAACCGAAGCCGCAGGGATCGCCGCGTGCGAGAAACACTTGCCCGACATCCTCGTGCTCGACCTGGCTTTGCCGGACGGCCACGGCGTCGGCGTGGCCCGACGCCTCGCGCAGCTCAAGCCGGCGTCCAAAACTCTCATTCTCTCCGGCGAGGCGAGCACGTTCGTTTGTCCGTCCGACCTGCAGGACCATGTGCATGCGGTGTTGGACAAAACCCAGGCCTTCGACGATCTGGCCGTGGAAATCAAAACTCTCCTGCCCACAGCGCGGGGCGGCTCCACCGCACTTCCCGAAGCCAGAGTGCGGCAAAAGCTGAGCGAGCGGGAATACGAGATCTTCGAACTGATCGGGCGCGGGTTGATGAGCAAGGAGATCGGCGAGAAGCTGGCCATTTCAACGCAAACTGTTCAGACCCATCGCAAGAACATCGCGGAGAAACTCGGCACGAGCGGAGGCGAGCTGGTCCATCAGGCCGTGCGACACTACCACGCAACGCTGGGAACAAAGATGTGA
- a CDS encoding HAMP domain-containing protein, whose product MLGCAWPQPSPAQYSDMSLFNRLSIQSKMIVLLLAVSLGSIAVMAWIGYDTARTALMQSARNQLQGVRVAKTTTLKAMLESLRDQVVSISDSKAVIEGMRAFREAHRELGAATLGPEESRKLDAFYRDYFLPELDKNVEGTPVLEQYLPVRPSERYLQYHYTVANPHPYGDKQNLEVAPGDATVYGRTHEQLHRFFARAVKIFGFQDMMLVDADTLDVIYSYEKTAELGTNLENGPYANTHLGAKVREMRTKQDRDDFKIADFEAYRPSLGRPMGFAISPIFDGAKMTGMLVLQFPIDNFNAVLTGNFNWQAEGMGETGETYLVGPDGTMRTRSRFMYTDPEKFVRELRRSSVPSSVVDQVERQGNVLCVLPAESPAVEAALKGESGIMETTDYRGEKVLSAYGPLELDSLRWAVIADVSLAEAQAPVRAFARKVVVAGSGLALCVTLLALVCAHMLTRPLRKLAEGARRLGAGETGVRVDLQSSDEFGELARVFNEMAGSIHRQKQQLEAQVRENQDLLHSILPASAVAQRQEGDEKASRQFADVSVLFAEILGLEDFSAKVGETKALSVLGDLIESFDEAAEKSGIEKVKTIGGSYLAVCGLSVARPDHARRMVEFAREMTKIVGMFNRDHHAEFGLAVGINSGPVVGGVVGRRKFLYDLWGDTVTIARKLAAGQGAAVRVTPAVRERTAEQFQFRGPVRLAGEGRAAIELWEVTG is encoded by the coding sequence ATGCTTGGCTGTGCCTGGCCGCAGCCAAGCCCCGCCCAATATTCTGACATGTCTCTTTTCAACCGCCTCAGCATCCAGTCGAAGATGATCGTCCTGCTGCTGGCGGTGAGTCTCGGCTCGATCGCCGTGATGGCATGGATCGGTTATGACACGGCTCGGACGGCGTTGATGCAATCCGCGCGCAACCAACTCCAGGGGGTGCGCGTGGCCAAGACGACCACGCTCAAGGCGATGCTCGAGTCGCTGCGCGACCAAGTGGTTTCGATTTCGGACAGCAAGGCGGTGATCGAGGGCATGCGGGCTTTCCGCGAGGCGCACCGCGAATTGGGTGCCGCGACGCTCGGGCCGGAGGAAAGCCGGAAGCTCGATGCTTTTTACCGCGACTATTTCCTTCCCGAATTGGACAAGAATGTCGAGGGCACGCCCGTGCTCGAGCAATACCTGCCCGTGCGTCCGTCCGAGCGCTACCTGCAATACCATTACACCGTGGCGAACCCGCATCCTTACGGCGACAAACAGAACCTCGAAGTGGCGCCGGGCGATGCGACGGTCTACGGGCGCACGCACGAGCAATTGCACAGGTTTTTTGCGCGTGCGGTGAAGATTTTCGGCTTCCAGGACATGATGCTCGTGGACGCCGACACCCTCGACGTCATCTACAGCTACGAGAAAACCGCGGAACTCGGCACGAATCTCGAGAACGGCCCCTACGCCAACACGCACCTGGGCGCCAAGGTGCGCGAAATGCGGACGAAACAGGATCGCGATGATTTCAAAATCGCGGACTTCGAGGCGTATCGCCCGAGCTTGGGCCGGCCGATGGGCTTCGCCATCAGCCCGATCTTCGACGGAGCCAAGATGACGGGAATGCTCGTGCTGCAGTTCCCGATAGACAATTTCAACGCGGTGCTCACCGGGAATTTCAACTGGCAGGCCGAGGGCATGGGCGAAACGGGGGAGACTTATCTGGTCGGTCCGGACGGCACGATGCGCACGCGCTCGCGCTTCATGTATACCGATCCGGAAAAATTTGTCCGCGAACTGCGGCGCAGCAGTGTGCCGTCGAGCGTGGTGGACCAGGTCGAGCGCCAGGGCAACGTGCTTTGCGTGCTGCCCGCGGAATCGCCGGCCGTCGAAGCGGCGCTCAAGGGTGAATCGGGCATCATGGAAACAACCGACTATCGCGGCGAGAAGGTGCTGAGCGCCTACGGTCCGCTCGAATTGGATTCGTTGCGCTGGGCGGTGATCGCCGATGTTTCGCTGGCCGAAGCGCAGGCTCCGGTGCGGGCGTTCGCGCGCAAAGTGGTAGTGGCAGGCAGCGGCCTTGCGCTGTGCGTGACATTACTCGCTTTGGTATGCGCGCACATGCTCACGCGCCCGCTGCGCAAATTGGCCGAAGGTGCGCGTCGCCTTGGCGCGGGCGAAACCGGAGTGCGCGTCGATCTGCAATCGAGCGACGAGTTCGGAGAACTGGCACGTGTTTTCAACGAGATGGCCGGAAGCATCCACCGGCAGAAGCAGCAACTCGAGGCGCAGGTGCGCGAGAACCAGGATCTTTTGCACAGCATCCTTCCGGCTTCGGCCGTCGCGCAACGCCAGGAAGGGGACGAGAAAGCCAGTCGCCAGTTCGCCGATGTTTCGGTGCTGTTCGCGGAAATTCTCGGGCTCGAAGACTTCAGCGCCAAAGTCGGGGAAACCAAAGCGCTCTCCGTGCTGGGCGACTTGATCGAGTCCTTCGACGAAGCCGCGGAAAAATCCGGCATCGAAAAAGTGAAGACTATCGGCGGATCTTACCTCGCGGTCTGCGGTCTATCGGTGGCGCGTCCGGACCACGCGCGTCGCATGGTGGAATTCGCGCGCGAAATGACCAAGATCGTCGGGATGTTCAACCGCGACCATCACGCGGAATTCGGCCTGGCCGTCGGTATCAACTCCGGACCCGTGGTGGGCGGCGTCGTGGGTCGCCGCAAATTCCTCTACGATTTGTGGGGCGATACGGTGACGATCGCGCGCAAGCTCGCTGCAGGACAGGGCGCGGCGGTGCGGGTGACACCCGCAGTGCGCGAACGCACGGCCGAGCAGTTCCAGTTCCGCGGCCCGGTGCGGCTCGCGGGCGAGGGTCGCGCGGCGATCGAGCTTTGGGAAGTGACCGGCTGA